Proteins co-encoded in one Meiothermus sp. genomic window:
- the serA gene encoding phosphoglycerate dehydrogenase: MWKVLVTDEMRLGEVKHPQVRLDYKPGMAREELLRVIGAYDALITRSRTQVDARVLEAGVNLKVVGRGGVGVDNVDLEAASRRGILVVNVPEANTRSAAELAWALLLATARGLVESDQKIRQGQWDRKYLGLELNHKTLGIVGLGRIGGQVAKFAKGFDMRVLAYDPYIPRSRAQTLGVELFDDLADMLRQCHFLTVHTPLTEETRGLIGRRELYLLPKGAVVVNAARGGIVDEKALVEVLNDGHLWGAGLDVFVEEPPNAEHPLVHHPKVVHTAHLGANTLEAQERVGEAVLERVIETLQGNLAHALNTGFDAEGLQLFSAWLPLGEALGKLLAQITQGRPQAVEVSYYGEFEKNPDPIASAVAKGLLEQVLEAGAINLVSARPLLRDRGIALVTRQVQEPLDYRQVLEVRLETDKETRKVRGAVLGGKPRIVGIDDHTVEAVPSGCMLVCINRDRPGVVGKVGTLLGENNINIAGMQLGRDNPGGKALFVLAIDERPREAVLSALRGLDVLERVDLAEL, encoded by the coding sequence ATGTGGAAAGTGCTAGTGACCGACGAGATGCGGCTGGGGGAGGTTAAGCACCCCCAGGTACGCCTGGACTACAAACCCGGCATGGCGCGGGAGGAGCTTCTTCGGGTGATTGGCGCCTACGATGCCCTGATTACCCGCAGCCGCACCCAGGTGGATGCCAGGGTGCTGGAGGCTGGGGTGAACCTGAAGGTGGTGGGCCGGGGTGGGGTGGGGGTGGACAACGTAGACCTGGAAGCCGCTTCCCGCCGGGGCATCCTGGTGGTGAACGTGCCCGAGGCCAATACCCGCTCCGCCGCCGAGCTGGCCTGGGCTCTGCTGCTCGCTACGGCGCGGGGCCTGGTGGAGTCCGACCAGAAAATCCGGCAGGGCCAGTGGGATCGCAAGTACCTGGGCCTCGAGCTCAACCACAAAACCCTGGGCATCGTGGGCCTGGGGCGCATTGGGGGGCAGGTGGCCAAGTTCGCCAAGGGCTTCGATATGCGGGTGCTGGCCTACGACCCCTACATCCCGCGCAGCCGTGCCCAGACCCTCGGGGTCGAGCTTTTCGACGACCTGGCCGATATGCTGCGCCAGTGCCACTTCCTGACCGTACACACCCCCCTCACCGAGGAGACCCGCGGCCTGATTGGCCGCCGCGAGCTTTACCTGCTGCCCAAAGGGGCGGTGGTGGTGAATGCGGCGCGGGGCGGTATTGTGGACGAAAAAGCCCTGGTGGAGGTGCTGAACGACGGACACCTGTGGGGGGCCGGGCTGGACGTGTTTGTGGAGGAGCCCCCCAACGCCGAGCACCCCCTGGTACACCACCCCAAGGTGGTGCACACCGCCCACCTGGGGGCCAACACCCTAGAGGCCCAGGAGCGGGTGGGCGAGGCGGTGCTCGAGCGGGTCATCGAGACCCTGCAGGGCAACCTGGCCCACGCCCTCAACACCGGCTTCGATGCCGAGGGCCTGCAACTCTTCTCGGCCTGGCTGCCGCTGGGCGAGGCTCTGGGCAAGCTGCTGGCCCAGATCACCCAGGGCCGCCCGCAGGCAGTGGAGGTCTCGTACTACGGCGAGTTCGAGAAAAACCCCGACCCCATCGCCTCGGCAGTAGCCAAGGGCCTGCTGGAGCAGGTGCTGGAGGCCGGGGCCATCAACCTGGTCTCGGCCCGGCCGCTGCTGCGCGACCGGGGCATCGCGCTGGTGACCCGGCAGGTGCAGGAGCCGCTCGATTACCGCCAGGTGCTGGAGGTGCGCCTCGAGACCGACAAGGAGACCCGCAAGGTGCGGGGTGCGGTGCTGGGCGGCAAGCCCCGCATCGTGGGCATTGATGACCACACGGTGGAGGCCGTACCCAGCGGTTGCATGCTGGTCTGCATCAACCGCGACCGGCCTGGGGTGGTGGGCAAGGTGGGCACCCTGCTGGGCGAGAACAACATCAACATTGCGGGTATGCAGCTCGGCCGCGACAACCCCGGTGGTAAAGCCCTGTTTGTGCTGGCTATTGACGAGCGCCCCCGCGAGGCGGTGCTCTCAGCCCTGCGCGGGCTGGACGTGCTCGAGCGGGTGGATTTGGCGGAACTATAG
- a CDS encoding S8 family serine peptidase, translating to MSRTVLLLTMLLVLIACNTPFLSEKAEMGYGVMAASTSADPTTRPAWGQRVGLEVGNQTITRVEINDVAVVWTRVGNQVVFDLPSPPPLPPSLPSTPVQYTDRATVKIEVFGNNLSQPFLTRNWTPYGSAVTGEVNVLLLSSNCPSQDGSFMGMAVVNRFAVGQLCFFTLNIGQRDTFTTLQNLKNSLSELAVSRNVFFSMDQGGGLNSYDPTCGQTYHHLDPASLNYQLIQGTSLRSLVGANFSTVGSPTGLGVTVAVIGGGVNPAWLGNPPQLVSGYNFANPGQPTSEDFACDFDRDGTNDLAGHDTHVAAIIHSIAPQAQLVPLKVCNGVGDCRSAYIAMALMYLMNPPYNGRVIANASNGGPLPDDTIFQILQRPQLSDPTRFLLIASAGNQKEAVLHYPGGYAPGATPPGSLPNVVSVGAFGVNASSGAYEPAIFNTAQNFELLAPGINVCTNPATQFRCTAGAAYPDNLGLSGTSYATPFTTAVAALYAQAKPGQNLRNLLLANVALDVTGSTLGRVQYKP from the coding sequence ATGAGTCGAACCGTGTTATTGCTGACCATGCTACTGGTCTTAATCGCCTGCAACACGCCCTTCCTCTCGGAAAAGGCGGAGATGGGTTATGGGGTTATGGCGGCCTCTACCTCCGCCGATCCCACCACCCGCCCGGCTTGGGGTCAACGGGTCGGTCTGGAGGTGGGAAACCAAACCATAACCAGGGTAGAGATCAACGATGTGGCTGTAGTTTGGACAAGAGTGGGAAATCAGGTGGTATTTGATCTGCCCAGTCCACCCCCCCTGCCTCCCAGTCTGCCCAGCACGCCTGTCCAGTACACCGACCGCGCCACGGTCAAGATCGAGGTGTTTGGTAATAACCTGAGCCAACCTTTCCTAACGAGGAATTGGACGCCCTACGGCTCGGCAGTAACCGGGGAGGTTAACGTCTTGCTGCTAAGCAGCAACTGCCCTTCCCAAGACGGAAGCTTTATGGGTATGGCCGTGGTCAACCGGTTTGCCGTGGGGCAGTTGTGCTTTTTCACCCTGAACATCGGTCAGCGTGATACCTTCACGACCCTCCAGAACCTCAAGAACAGCTTGAGCGAGCTGGCGGTAAGCCGAAATGTTTTCTTCAGCATGGATCAGGGCGGGGGCCTCAACTCCTACGATCCCACCTGCGGCCAGACCTACCACCACCTAGACCCCGCCTCGCTCAACTACCAGCTCATCCAAGGAACCAGCCTCAGGTCGCTGGTAGGGGCTAACTTCTCCACTGTGGGCAGTCCCACCGGCCTGGGTGTCACAGTCGCGGTGATTGGGGGCGGGGTCAATCCGGCCTGGCTGGGCAATCCTCCCCAGCTTGTGAGCGGCTACAACTTTGCCAATCCCGGTCAACCGACCAGCGAAGATTTCGCCTGCGATTTCGACCGCGACGGCACCAACGACCTGGCCGGTCACGACACCCACGTGGCCGCCATCATCCACAGCATCGCCCCCCAAGCCCAGCTCGTGCCCCTCAAGGTTTGCAACGGGGTCGGCGACTGCCGCTCGGCCTACATCGCAATGGCCCTGATGTACCTGATGAACCCGCCCTACAACGGGAGGGTCATCGCCAACGCGAGCAACGGCGGCCCCTTGCCCGACGATACCATCTTCCAGATTCTGCAAAGGCCCCAGCTCAGCGACCCCACCCGGTTCTTGCTCATCGCTTCGGCAGGCAACCAGAAAGAAGCTGTCTTACACTATCCGGGCGGCTATGCACCGGGCGCGACTCCTCCGGGAAGCCTGCCCAACGTGGTATCGGTGGGGGCGTTCGGTGTAAACGCCTCGAGCGGAGCCTACGAGCCAGCCATCTTCAACACCGCCCAGAACTTCGAGCTTCTCGCACCGGGCATCAACGTCTGCACCAATCCAGCTACCCAGTTCCGCTGTACAGCAGGGGCCGCCTACCCGGACAACCTGGGCTTGAGCGGCACCTCCTACGCAACCCCCTTCACGACCGCGGTCGCTGCGCTGTATGCCCAGGCCAAACCCGGTCAGAACCTGCGGAACCTGCTCCTGGCCAATGTAGCCCTAGATGTCACGGGAAGCACCCTGGGCCGGGTGCAATACAAACCCTAA
- a CDS encoding tetratricopeptide repeat protein: MKLASFGKVGLEGVAFSRPKPLLLLAYVTLEGPQERRKLAELFWQEGGSKALGNLSVVLAQFKKEGAAEVFPDKPGVNPLPSQVGCDALEFLEALEVRDLERAIGLYGGPFLHDLGKPVEALEVSDELLDWVLEKREFFAQKAQEAMLERAEELVGQQPKQARALAERAYSLIEAPELEPALLTRFQQLLAQTGSDLSRRVGSAAKASLDDLPETARRVFLALALQEQPNLTIVRSALETPLGELSQAHETLILSGLIDANNRVLAGGSAQGWLEAHPSERLSLLLALARHTPPEAAYALYRQILEHTQGFGGVGDLLRARTAYTTRAKTLMVGLKFAEAAALLEQIRAVERVLETDPDSESRFLEAYALERLGRFKEALELLQALPEKLRNPNITALESVLLWRRGMPQEAQQAARSVLESGVNWLWAKATANNTLGYLAGSRGDFLEAASYFKKAAALFQTAGARDRWVGSLNNYAIELDKIAREAEKKGVDATALESARAEAEQAYRQALEALDQAGKNPLLRARILLNLGILWERRKDWARAEAQYLEAVPFAEAAGALEIIARLHLNLGYTYSAQRNFAEARSRFSNALHFASKAGELLTQGVAMAHLADLDDDPDVLEVALSLMEQSGHLDEVGDFLVNYEGVLKRLIGKAHTLEHHEKVRRLEGRLVALYQQYRKDDGSMDSHVLPPPPRQN, from the coding sequence ATGAAGCTGGCCAGCTTCGGCAAGGTGGGTTTGGAGGGGGTTGCTTTCTCGCGGCCCAAACCCTTGCTGCTGCTGGCCTACGTGACCCTGGAGGGCCCGCAGGAACGGCGCAAACTGGCCGAGCTGTTTTGGCAAGAAGGGGGCTCCAAAGCACTGGGCAATCTTTCGGTGGTGCTGGCCCAGTTCAAAAAAGAGGGAGCCGCCGAGGTTTTCCCCGACAAGCCAGGGGTCAACCCCCTGCCCAGCCAGGTCGGCTGCGACGCTTTGGAGTTCCTCGAGGCCCTAGAAGTGCGCGATCTCGAGCGGGCCATCGGGCTTTACGGCGGGCCTTTTCTGCACGATCTGGGCAAACCCGTGGAGGCGCTCGAGGTCTCCGATGAACTCCTGGACTGGGTGCTGGAGAAGCGAGAGTTCTTCGCACAGAAAGCCCAGGAGGCGATGCTCGAGCGGGCCGAGGAGCTGGTGGGGCAGCAGCCCAAACAGGCTCGAGCCTTGGCCGAGCGGGCCTATTCGTTGATCGAGGCCCCGGAGTTGGAACCCGCCCTGTTGACCCGCTTCCAGCAGTTACTGGCCCAGACCGGGAGCGATCTGAGCCGACGGGTGGGCTCGGCGGCAAAGGCCAGCCTCGATGACCTGCCCGAGACAGCCCGCAGGGTATTTCTGGCCCTAGCCCTGCAGGAACAGCCCAACCTCACCATCGTGCGAAGTGCCCTCGAGACCCCCTTAGGTGAACTCTCCCAGGCCCACGAAACCCTGATTCTTTCAGGACTGATAGACGCCAATAACCGCGTATTGGCCGGAGGAAGCGCCCAGGGCTGGCTCGAGGCCCATCCCAGCGAACGTCTCTCGCTGCTGCTGGCCCTGGCCCGCCACACCCCGCCCGAGGCGGCCTATGCTTTGTATCGCCAGATTCTCGAGCACACCCAGGGGTTTGGCGGGGTGGGGGATTTGCTCCGTGCCCGGACTGCCTACACCACCAGGGCCAAAACCCTGATGGTCGGGCTCAAGTTTGCCGAGGCCGCAGCCCTCCTAGAGCAAATCCGCGCTGTCGAGCGGGTGCTGGAGACCGACCCCGACTCGGAGAGCCGGTTCCTGGAAGCCTACGCGCTCGAGCGGTTGGGGCGCTTCAAGGAGGCCCTCGAATTGCTCCAAGCCCTGCCAGAAAAGCTCCGCAACCCCAACATCACAGCGCTCGAGTCGGTGTTGCTGTGGCGGCGGGGAATGCCCCAGGAGGCCCAGCAGGCCGCCAGGAGCGTTTTAGAAAGCGGGGTGAACTGGCTGTGGGCCAAGGCCACCGCCAACAACACCCTGGGCTATCTCGCTGGGTCGCGCGGAGATTTTCTCGAGGCTGCCTCCTACTTCAAAAAAGCTGCTGCCTTGTTCCAAACCGCAGGGGCCAGGGATCGCTGGGTGGGAAGCCTCAACAATTACGCCATAGAGCTGGACAAAATCGCCAGGGAAGCCGAAAAAAAAGGAGTGGATGCCACCGCCCTCGAGTCTGCCAGAGCCGAAGCCGAACAAGCCTACCGCCAAGCGCTGGAAGCCTTGGATCAAGCAGGCAAGAATCCTCTTCTGCGGGCAAGAATTCTACTCAACCTAGGCATTCTTTGGGAGCGCCGCAAAGACTGGGCTAGGGCAGAGGCTCAATACCTCGAAGCCGTTCCTTTTGCCGAGGCAGCCGGTGCTTTGGAAATCATCGCTCGACTGCACTTGAATCTGGGGTACACCTATTCCGCCCAGCGCAATTTTGCTGAGGCTAGGTCACGTTTCAGCAATGCTCTGCACTTCGCGTCTAAAGCAGGTGAGTTGCTAACCCAGGGCGTAGCCATGGCCCACCTCGCCGACTTGGACGACGATCCCGATGTATTGGAGGTTGCCCTGTCGCTCATGGAGCAGAGTGGGCACCTAGATGAGGTGGGGGATTTCCTGGTGAACTACGAGGGTGTGCTGAAGCGGTTGATTGGCAAAGCGCATACCCTCGAGCACCACGAAAAAGTGCGGCGCCTCGAGGGTCGGTTGGTTGCTTTGTATCAGCAGTACCGAAAAGACGATGGTTCGATGGATTCTCACGTCCTACCACCCCCACCCCGGCAAAACTGA